Proteins from a genomic interval of Rhizoctonia solani chromosome 12, complete sequence:
- a CDS encoding Transposon Ty3-G Gag-Pol polyprotein, with the protein MAKIAPNLGRVQYEVKDVYKLMYKYCFPPDFKEMLRKRYESIGQGARCVQDFFANLELYRTQLSDITGLQHVRRAWDGAARHIRAEWAMKGYCADNATFDQLKAAALDIKRSYNVSRNQVNEHVKQDSHKGEQLRSPDCKQNRKDKQSQQNPQSNTHHQNKSSREQEHSSNWKKSKLPINSQQTGNSRSNLTNKQKERYRAEDQCYLCHKVGHMACNCTKANSAKPTRLRANAATLGTDSKVRASSVIVKEINQLYQTKDTLGISSVKVDDKPVRLNAAKTKSETVGFIERNTVQVKDNTQLVPQTIVVRAKLNGKTIQALLDSGSQADILSTTIVDQLHITRVTLTKPLQLQLAVLGLKSTVNYGASARLQYQGINKERDFNVGNLDGYDAILGTPWLYQHCVSRINGCNRRKNGRTTISVEKLMLRLVPTVCSKYTLTTVLPSKCAKKLRPLFDKKAREYLQTGRWELTTGSNAVPMLILTKKSSDGLVAIQTVLDKREQNNNTVKLALPLPPPKDVLLNVSQKKFRSVIDGKDAYKQIRVVPEDVPKTLFHTPLGTMVSMVMQQGDCNAGATYQSLMNHLFQLYIGVFMYVYLDDIVIFSDTIKEHVKHIRTVADILQRKKFYISPKKMQFFAQELILLGYVIDKKGIRMDPHKVDSIEKWKTPTTKDQVASYIGALGYLAPNCKGLKQPMAILSKCSSGKGLFRWDGTEERAFRKTQQIVRKH; encoded by the exons ATGGCCAAAATCGCACCTAACTTAGGGAGGGTACAATATGAAGTCAAGGATGTGTACAAGCTAATGTACAAGTACTGCTTCCCGCCTGATTTCAAAGAAATGCTACGGAAGAGGTATGAGTCCATTGGGCAAGGAGCAAGATGCGTACAAGATTTCTTTGCCAACCTCGAGCTATACAGGACCCAACTGAGTGATATCACGGGCCTACAACATGTCCGGAGGGCGTGGGACGGTGCGGCTAGACACATCCGGGCGGAATGGGCAATGAAGGGATATTGCGCCGACAATGCTACCTTTGATCAGCTCAAAGCAGCCGCGCTAGATATCAAAAGGTCCTATAACGTGAGTAGAAACCAAGTCAATGAACACGTAAAGCAAGACAGccacaaaggagaacaattgCGTAGCCCGGATTGCAAACAAAACCGCAAAGACAAACAATCACAACAAAACCCCCAATCAAACACCCACCACCAGAACAAAAGCTCACGGGAACAAGAACACTCAAGCAActggaagaaatccaagcTACCAATCAACAGCCAACAGACAGGAAACTCAAGAAGCAATCTCACCAACAAACAGAAGGAGAGGTATAGGGCTGAAGATCAGTGCTACCTCTGCCACAAAGTAGGACACATGGCCTGTAACTGTACCAAGGCAAACTCTGCCAAACCTACCAGACTAAGAGCAAATGCGGCCACCCTGGGAACGGATTCCAAAGTCAGAGCGTCGTCTGTGATAGTCAAGGAAATCAACCAACTCTATCAGACAAAGGATACGCTGGGAATATCATCAGTAAAGGTAGATGACAAACCAGTACGATTAAATGCTGCCAAAACAAAGTCTGAAACAGTTGGGTTTATTGAAAGAAACACGGTTCAAGTAAAAGACAACACTCAACTGGTTCCCCAAACTATAGTAGTGCGTGCTAAGTTAAACGGCAAAACAATTCAAGCTCTCCTTGACTCGGGGAGTCAGGCAGATATACTATCAACAACAATAGTGGATCAGTTACATATTACCAGAGTGACACTGACCAAACCGCTACAACTTCAGTTAGCTGTTTTGGGCTTGAAGAGCACAGTGAATTACGGAGCTAGCGCTCGActtcaataccagggaatcaACAAAGAGAGAGATTTCAATGTTGGCAACCTGGATGGATATGACGCCATATTGGGCACACCTTGGCTATACCAACACTGCGTCAGC CGTATCAACGGATGCAATAGAAGGAAGAATGGAAGAACTACAATCAGCGTTGAGAAACTAATGCTCAGACTTGTGCCCACCGTCTGTAGCAAGTACACCCTTACCACCGTTTT ACCATCAAAGTGTGCCAAGAAACTTAGACCCCTATTTGACAAAAAGGCTAGAGAATACTTACAAACAGGAAGGTGGGAACTCACCACAGGGAGCAATGCGGTCCCCATGCTCATATTAACAAAGAAGAGCAGTGACGGCTTGGTGGCCATACAAACTGTACTAGACAAACGTGAGCAAAACAACAATACGGTGAAGCTAGCGTTGCCCCTACCTCCACCCAAGGACGTATTACTGAATGTCAGCCAAAAGAAATTCCGTTCTGTGATTGACGGCAAAGACGCGTACAAACAAATTAGAGTAGTGCCGGAGGACGTACCAAAAACCTTGTTCCACACCCCACTGGGAACAATGGTCAGCATGGTCATGCAGCAAGGAGACTGTAACGCGGGCGCCACCTACCAAAGCCTAATGAACCACCTATTCCAATTGTATATTGGTGTGTTCATGTACGTATACCTAGATGACATTGTGATCTTCTCAGACACAATCAAAGAACACGTCAAACATATACGCACAGTAGCTGACATACTCCAACGCAAGAAATTTTATATAAGTCCAAAGAAGATGCAGTTCTTTGCGCAAGAACTCATACTACTTGGGTATGTGATAGACAAAAAGGGCATCAGGATGGACCCCCATAAAGTTGACAGCATTGAGAAATGGAAGACTCCTACCACAAAAGACCAAGTGGCCAGCTACATAGGTGCACTGGGCTATCTTGCGCCCAATTGCAAGGGCTTGAAACAACCAATGGCCATTCTATCCAAATGCTCTAGTGGTAAGGGACTGTTCAGGTGGGATGGGACGGAGGAGAGAGCCTTCCGCAAAACCCAACAAATTGTACGCAAACATTGA
- a CDS encoding Transposon Ty3-G Gag-Pol polyprotein: MLNQVMRSRRTYNPRQAPAALKRQIRKTKAIEESKVEAEKGEQNVNRERRLITFGLVPADNLNKEALVLQGAGRRKGVAWVKAGGVKVSPAVYQALTNWTPPIKPKASANTREANTHPTMEARKGADACKEADAPESKREDSPKDTQEATHTALGGSASPDAAQSEPCALKSPKTPTGRDTGLGLEFDQSGATIFVTACTSQVLEDRSEDKELAGLEPQYIVLNKSPSNNRAMEQSHVRQETGETQQVSWFDKMRKADVALETGRDLPELDIEWYWDHWSRSDYLLVSETEQTSEYRNASKGENVRVSAIICEVNDDYVLDNEEYKATVLKLQALERAQMFAESQVPSQTSGAGLSGSQQSPRVTVEEIVDKDAPRYVVISSDKEESDVLDVLRKGKGKEPTRKTRPRCSLGVAIDEIEPVKSDINESERRQSSRITSIHQSEYVPDGFRSGGYIESRYGKVTSGRGDQSNTRTAKNESKIESPRIWSPQVNKTRACRTKRNHRTTPPDDSDGSNGSDSEASSSDTETEIANVDNNKIRKLLKRLINENKKLKKKTNKQAQLGYKAQAPKTYKGEEPNLEEYKQFVFDYDNGVYKTGISRETAVQNVS, from the coding sequence ATGCTCAACCAAGTCATGAGGAGCCGACGCACGTACAACCCCAGACAAGCGCCGGCGGCTCTGAAGCGTCAAATCCGAAAGACAAAGGCTATTGAGGAGTCCAAGGTAGAAGCTGAAAAGGGTGAGCAAAATGTTAACAGGGAAAGAAGGCTGATCACCTTTGGGTTGGTCCCAGCAGACAACCTAAACAAAGAAGCTCTTGTATTACAAGGAGCTGGTAGGCGCAAGGGAGTAGCCTGGGTGAAAGCAGGCGGGGTGAAAGTATCCCCTGCGGTGTATCAAGCACTCACCAATTGGACACCACCTATCAAACCCAAAGCAAGTGCAAATACCCGGGAAGCCAATACCCATCCAACAATGGAAGCCcgcaaaggagcggatgccTGCAAAGAAGCAGATGCCCCTGAAAGCAAAAGGGAAGACTCACCCAAGGACACTCAAGAAGCAACTCACACAGCGCTCGGAGGCTCAGCTTCTCCTGATGCAGCACAAAGTGAGCCGTGTGCCCTCAAATCTCCCAAAACGCCCACTGGAAGGGATACGGGCTTGGGTTTAGAGTTTGACCAAAGTGGGGCCACAATCTTTGTGACGGCTTGTACTAGTCAAGTACTAGAGGACAGGAGTGAGGACAAGGAATTGGCCGGGTTGGAACCCCAATATATAGTATTGAACAAATCACCTAGTAACAACAGGGCAATGGAACAGTCCCACGTAAGACAGGAAACCGGTGAAACTCAACAAGTAAGCTGGTTTGACAAAATGAGAAAGGCAGACGTTGCACTGGAAACGGGAAGGGACTTACCTGAGCTCGATATTGAGTGGTACTGGGACCACTGGTCAAGGTCAGACTACCTTTTGGTATCAGAGACAGAACAAACTAGCGAGTATAGAAACGCCTCCAAAGGGGAAAACGTAAGAGTCAGCGCAATAATCTGTGAGGTGAATGACGACTATGTACTGGACAATGAGGAATACAAAGCAACCGTACTCAAGCTACAAGCCCTGGAACGTGCACAAATGTTTGCGGAATCACAAGTCCCAAGCCAGACATCAGGAGCAGGACTGTCCGGATCCCAACAATCCCCAAGAGTGACCGTAGAGGAAATAGTTGACAAAGACGCACCTAGATATGTCGTAATATCGTCAGACAAGGAGGAAAGTGATGTACTAGATGTCTTGAGGAAGGGTAAGGGCAAAGAACCCACCAGAAAAACCCGCCCCAGATGCAGCTTGGGGGTAGCAATTGATGAAATTGAACCGGTTAAATCAGATATCAATGAGTCTGAACGCCGCCAGTCATCAAGAATTACAAGCATTCACCAATCAGAGTACGTACCAGACGGGTTTAGGAGCGGCGGGTATATTGAATCCAGATATGGCAAGGTAACCTCTGGAAGGGGAGACCAAAGCAACACCAGAACGGCTAAGAACGAGTCCAAGATAGAATCACCCAGGATCTGGAGCCCCCAAGTGAACAAGACAAGAGCTTGCAGGACCAAGAGGAACCATCGAACAACGCCCCCAGACGACTCCGACGGGTCCAATGGGTCTGATAGTGAAGCTTCATCGAGTGATACTGAAACCGAGATTGCCAACGTGGACAACAACAAAATCAGAAAGCTGTTGAAAAGGTTAATCAATGAAAACAAAAAGTTGAAGAAGAAAACCAACAAGCAAGCTCAATTGGGCTACAAAGCCCAAGCTCCAAAGACTTACAAAGGTGAAGAACCAAATTTAGAAGAGTACAAACAGTTCGTGTTTGACTATGATAACGGGGTATACAAGACTGGAATCTCTAGGGAGACCGCCGTTCAAAACGTTAGTTGA
- a CDS encoding DDE superfamily endonuclease → MDTGEQTTWPKVMWKMGEAYLPKNMVPSFCSGCQSLVLWGCIAHGKKGPLIPLELLPKVVTKTRRSHGRGLTSEAYAKQVIKGLLNQFLNSLEMEQGHKILIVEDGAASRRGPEAQQNWAELGIEQLTHPANSPDLNPIGPIWCLLKSCVFKIPGAHKNRDTLLKAANKVWASISVDNINKHTGDMDAWVEAIKAAKGGPTEF, encoded by the coding sequence ATGGACACTGGGGAACAGACTACTTGGCCAAAAGTTATGTGGAAGATGGGAGAAGCATATCTCCCCAAAAACATGGTCCCCAGCTTCTGTAGTGGGTGCCAAAGTCTTGTCCTGTGGGGATGCATTGCGCATGGCAAGAAGGGGCCATTGATCCCATTGGAACTGTTGCCCAAAGTTGTCACAAAGACCAGGCGCTCACATGGCAGGGGGCTCACTTCAGAAGCATATGCCAAACAAGTTATCAAAGGTCTGCTCAATCAATTTTTAAATAGTCTAGAGATGGAACAGGGTCATAAGATCCTGATTGTTGAAGATGGGGCAGCATCACGTAGGGGACCAGAGGCTCAGCAGAATTGGGCAGAATTGGGCATTGAGCAACTGACCCATCCAGCAAATTCTCCTGATCTTAATCCCATTGGGCCCATATGGTGCCTGCTCAAATCATGTGTATTCAAGATCCCTGGAGCTCATAAAAACCGTGACACGCTTTTGAAGGCAGCTAACAAGGTCTGGGCCAGCATTTCAGTGGACAATATCAATAAACACACAGGGGATATGGATGCTTGGGTTGAGGCTATCAAAGCTGCCAAGGGAGGGCCAACTGAGTTCTAG